Within the Malus sylvestris chromosome 4, drMalSylv7.2, whole genome shotgun sequence genome, the region TGCATCAAAGATTGGATATTCTTAGGATTCCCACAAAATGGATCCGGAGATGATTATTTTCCATGAGAATGAATGGGAGAGGATGATGTGTTCATTCAAAAAGTGTAGGATATGTTTAGGTGATGAATTTTCACATTTTAGGTTGCTTTAGGTTGCGTGTTAGAAAtgcctttgtgaatcttcctGGTcttcgaaatggatgaataatcGTAGTTTGCCAACCGTTATCCTCAttttttaaaaaggaaaaagtaaagtgttgttttttttttcttatcaaattatgatttttcaagaatatgaaactaaaagccaaattttaaGAGCTCAATATAGTAGTTTCActttttgattttcaattttttaatatttttttaattaagacAGTGTTATGAAAGGCTGTTGATttctttgttgattttttttttaaattaagtcGTTACTAAAAAATTACCAAACTAAAAGCAGTTACCAGTACAATAAGAATatcaacaattttttattttaaaaaaaagtagTTGCCAAATTAGGAACCAAATCTTTTCTGATAAAAAAAATCTGAGTTTAAATATCAAATTATTTggaccattaaaatttgattaaacggctacaaacagaaaacatttctaaaaattataataattatagccgttggatcaaatttcaattactTGAATCCCTTGATTTTTGAGTTCGGTTACTTTAAGTTCAAAGGAGATTTGGTTCCGCCAAATTCGTCTTCAATAcaacaagaaaaaatatatttttttaaatagtttgaCGTGTCTGGACCACTGACATGTTTTTCTCGacattaaaagaaaaaacaaacaagaattaaAAAGTCAACAATATTTGGTAGTCAATAAATAATACGGACACTTTGGTTTATCTAGCACAgatgaggttttggatttaACTAGTATAAACGTGAAATCTGAAGggatcttcattttttttaaatgagaatAATTGTGGGGATCATTCTACGTTAACCTTCAACgatttaattgtttattttttaagttggatTTCATGGATCATTCTTGAAATATTAGTCAAATTAAAAATGTttgagacatctaattgagttaaaaaaTTTGACAAACACTATGTtctaaaaacattgaaatttcatcatgaGAATCAAATGAGTAAATGGTTTCGAACCaattttagtttttgtaaggATAATCTATGAATGAAGACTTAAAAATAGACAATTTGGATTTGTTGGGGAGTAGGCCTCACAACTAGTCCCTATTTactgtttggtacgtgggacgagaCGAAACGGAGTAGGACAAGACGTTCCGTCCCAAGTTTGGTGAGCCTAAAACGAGTGGAACGTGCTGTTTCACGGAACAAATTTTgagtgaattttcgttccgcctcaCCCCCTTGGAACGATTCATTCCATATCCGTGGaatacaaaattataacatctctgtctccttcttcttcctccttgtttccatccgatgACATCTGTGCTCCCTCTACATTCCGTCTCGTCCCGTctcgtctgcataccaaacgatatcATAAAGATCcctttggataaacagcatgtATATGTCTATACTAGAGGCGGTTAAGTGAAGgggtcattttttgtttttttgaacaTGGGAATTAGTTGTGCAGTTCACACCATATTAAACTTAAACAATCTGAATTGTCTATGTTTTAAGTTGCACATTTTAGATCCTTTTTGTAAAATATtagttaaataaaaaatatttaaaccattaattcaaagaaattgacgaacgTATTAACGATCCAGCTTCTTCGCACCAATGCTTTGGACGCAGGGATTCAGAATGAATTTCATTCCTGCACGGATAATCTGAGTGTAAGAAACTCCACACACTTGTTCCAATCAGATGGGGATGGGACTTGTGGGGACCCATATCCACTCATGTCACTGACACGTCAaacttaaaagaagaaaaatcacACCCAGTGGGCCCACCCTCTGAAGCCGACTCACTCAACTGGTCCCAACCCTACCCATCTCTCGGTCTTCACAAAGGGCCCAAACTCTCTGGCCCATGCGACCATACCAAAATCCTCACGTGTCCCGCGTCGCTCTCACGTGTCATGAATTAATTGGAAAGGCACTActcaatttatttatattattatttcatgttcaTGGTGTATTACAGGCCACTAGAATTTGGGCACGTGCAAGTTTCAAAATTAAGATATTTCTCCCAGGCTCCAAAATCAACGCACTTAGCCTTCTAGGCGCAAAACATTGAAAAGTCCTCTTCGGTACGAAGTTCCCATACCATCATGGGCCTGATGACAGATTACGATTTTCTCATCTCCTAatctttctcttttattttttctttttatcttgtatcgatctttttataaaaaaaaagaataaagaagaaaaatatgagaGGAAAAAATGAAAGGTGATTAGAATATAAAGGAAGAGATTCTACTGTTGTGATGGCGGTGGTACAAATTGGCACCAAAAGATATGTCAaaaattttacttttctttttctgaccCATGTTTATGGCATGGTTATTTTGGGAATTTTACTTGAAAACCAAACCCGTAAGCATATGCTAAGGTAGTCGACATTGATGCATTAAGAATTGAAATTCGAATTTGAGTGCAAGAAAATAATGCGCACTATCTTATCCTTATTTTATGGACCTATTTGAACGATCACTACGTTCAAGTTCAAAACTAGTTGTTTTACTACTTTAAGCTACATTGAGGGGAGAGGAAGCATTTGAATCCAGGGAGccatgacaaaatgagttgaaaATGAAGAACTTATTCACCAAGACAATACAACTCCCGCTGTTTATGATTTGTTTAATCATTAATTTTACCACCAAGGCTAACCGCAAGTTCATATCGCCTGCAATGACTGGTATCATTTCATCGACCAAATTTTTGTCTATTTCATGGTACCACGTTGATACAATCTTTGATGTAATACAATTGTTGTATCTAAAATTTTTTAAATCGGTAACAAGTTTAGAGTGCACAATAAATtttttagagtgtcaataacaacacCATTACTACATATAATATTTTGTAAATCCATAAAAATCGAATAATAGTTTCAAATATTGATGTAAGCGCTAGGAATATATGAGAATTGGTTTTTCATTCCTTTAGCTTTGAATAAGTTTTAGTCCACCATATCATATTGTATTATATTCACTTGAATAGGTGAATTAGGTGAACCAAGTAATTCTAAACACAAGTAAATTCCATCTAACAACTACAAAAACAAGACTTTGGAAACAAACTCAAGTGTCAAGAAGCATGACAATCCCTAATGGCCAATGGCCGCCCTCTCCTTATCAAGGTGTAAAGATTGACATATAAAATCAAAATAGAcacattttgtttttgggtcaaTAAAATATACATATTTGAGTTCatacaaatttgaagaaataTTATGATAAATAATACTCACACTTACTTcataagaaaattcaaagttgtctttttcattcatttattaaatattatgataaatagatttaaaaaaAGCAATGGATAAAAAagatggaagaggatcctctccggatccacttTGTGGGAATCCTAGGGATCCTCATATCTTAgctgtttatcgtacattgtgcggctaattttcgtcaggtactatttgtatttaattttaaataaaaagaaaacaaatgatttctgaccgtacgatgCACGATGAATGACTAATATGTGAGAATCCCTAAGATCCCCACAATTTGGATCTGGatggatgggatccaaatccaaaagATAATTGTCCTAACTCCCaacttcttttcaattttttatacaACTAATATCAAGGGAGTGGAGCCACTAGTAGTATATCTACTAGTGTGAATAAGTCAGATTCTCGTTGATAGAGTGTTCGATATTAAACAATTATGTTGATCTATTATGTGACTTTACACAACTCTTCACgcataaatatttttaattattttaattgtaACCCCTTGtagctttcattataattcttTTTTAACAGAGTGATATTTTATTACTCTACTTTACAAAAATGAGAATTTGAACACGAATAGTCTCAAATACTGTAAATCGACTAACCTAACTCTCATGAATAGGACGTATCAACTTCCAAGCCAAGCACAAGCTGAGCCGAGTCGAACAAGATGCCTTTGTCACAACATGACTTCTCCATCTAAGCATCCTCTCGACTAGGCTAGCAATTTCTTAGACGAACCATTAATCCGACAAGAAACAATACGAAAAATAGCATATTCCGAGTTAACTCTTTAACGAGTCAGATCGTTATTGGGTCAGCCGTTAAGAATCTATTAATGAATTGAATCGTTGTTAGATCACCGATTAAAATAACGATTATGACACACTTTAGTAAAATAATAAGTATAACACGAAAACGACATAAATGAGCACAAACACATCCGTTTTCTAGGTCTACTCTCGACCATGAACGTCCAAATCGCAGATGCCACGCCCGCAACGAGCAAACCTTTCTTGTATGCTCTCCACGTGTCCCGTACGCATTCGCCACATCACTTTCCTCTTTTTTCTCTCACCTCTAATGTTTTGAACTTTAAACCCTCGTCGGAACACTCTCGGAATTTTTATCTCTCATCGGAGCTCTCCTCCTCAGTGGGTAGAGAGAGAAAACGCCAcgatttctagagagagaaaggaaagcgAAGTTCGGAAAACAGAGATTAGACTATCTCTCTCGTGCTTTCTAGGGTTaggttttttcctttttcgtgTCGAAGttcaaggagaaaaagaaactCCGAGCTAAAAATTAGACGTTAAAGGTCGCGATTCTTTGCTTTATTACTGATATTTAAATTGGAATTATCTTTTTCTCGGATGaattttctcgggaaaattTAGCGTCGACTGTAAGTTGCTTTTTGCCCATTTATCTGGTTTTTCTATGCTGTAAAATTCCTTTTATAAACCGACGAGTCTTCCACCTCAAGTAAAGTTGTTCTTACAAGTTTGaattttagataaattttgtttgggaaaacaaaaaattgactGCTTTTTCTTGGTAGCAATTTCcccttgttttttctttcctttttgtgATATAAATTCGTGGAGTTCTGGTAGTAGTGGGAGTAGAATCTGCTCTGAAtgtttagtttggataagaaaGTTTCAATCTTTGGAGAAATTGGGTTTTTTTGTGATGTTGGTTTTATGGAAATTGGAGAAAATGTTGAGTTAAACTTGATGAAGGGTCGGAAAATTGATTTGGGATGATGTGGATTTTGTGATTAAGGTGGAAATGATGGTTGGAATGGGGAATTCTGGAATTGTCTGAGGGTTGCAGCATGAGTTGCAGCGTGAGGAGCGGCGGAAGAGAAGAAAGGGAGCGCGAGCAAGCGGTTTTGAGGAAGTCTGTGGATGTCGAGCCCAACTCGGGCTCGCAGAATGGTTTGATTGCTGCCCAGCAGCTGACAATTGACGAGAATTTGCTGGTGGACCCGAAATTGTTGTTTATCGGGGCGAAAATTGGTGAGGGAGCACATGGCAAGGTTTATGAAGGAAGGTCAGTCTCAATTCCTTTTCAGTCAACTCTTATGCTCTCAACTTAGTTGCTATTTACTTTGCTTGCTTTGTATGGTTAAAaaatgtaatgtacttcttcgAGATTAATTTGCTGTCGATTAACGTTTTATTTGGATGACTGCAAGTCTTGATTATCAGCTTAAAAGTTTTGTTTGTAGATTTGTGAGAGTTACTGATTTTGGTGTCATCAGATGAATTAGGTTGTACCATTGTGTTATTGGGAGGAATGTTTGTGAGTGGTCTGTGTGTTCTCGAGTGTAGTAGTTATGTACATGTAGTCTAATGATTTTTCAGATACGGTGATCGAATTGTTGCTGTCAAAGTCCTCCATCGTGGGAGCACTACTGAAGAAAGAGCTGCGCTTGAGAGTCGTTTTGCCCGTGAAGTTAATATGATGTCCCGAGTAAAACACGAAAATCTTGTTAAGGTAAGTGCCGTGATTAAACATCTTTAGTTCATGCATGCTTAAACGGTTTGCAAACCGTTGGCTTTCATATTGTTTCACTGGAATTCTTaatttaattcttctttctacAGTTTATTGGAGCTTGTAAGGAGCCGCTTATGGTGATAGTTACTGAGCTATTACCTGGGATGTCACTTAGGAAGTACCTGATGAGTATTCGTCCAAATCCATTAGAACTCCACGTAGCCATTAAATTTTCTCTGGACATCGCTCACGCTATGGAATGTTTACATGCCAATGGGATCATACATAGAGATCTAAAGCCGGGTACCGTATTGCTAGTTTGAGCTGTACTTCACTTCTGTGGTTTTTTATTGTGGGATAATGTATAGCGGAACAATTGGCTTGTTTATATTTTATCggatagtgctattcacacacccatttttacctcccacacgcccttgttaatttttgtccattgatcttcttcaattcatctgatccaatGGCTGGAATTTGGGAGGGGTGTGTGGGAGGTAAAATTGGTGCTGGGATAGCACTACCCTACTTTTTCAATTGAcagacatttttttaataaataaaattaagtaaAGAATCCAATTCTTATAAAGGAACCGTTGTGTCTCTTTCCTTTTACAGTTCTGTTAAATAAATTAGACGAAATTGCAGTGGTGCTTGAGCTAGAAGTTTACCCCCTTGCCGCAAATGTCGCTTATAGTTTTCTCCAAGTTGAATTATTCTTTTTGTTGGACTTCCATTTAGTTCGGAAAGTTGCTTTCATATGATCAGTTTATGCTATCCTAGGACCAACAGTTTTGAAATGATAAATGGTAAAAGAATGCAGCTTCACTTGGCAAGACTAGGCTGTACTTTAGTTCTAGATGCTTGCCCTTTTTATTTTCAGCTGGGTTATGTGATGCTGTTTTTTCAATTTAGTATTATTACTCTTGAAAATTAGTAAGTTTCGTTTTCGTGGATCACATGAAGCATTTTTATGTGGCTCAATTAGTATTATTATTCTTATGGTTTTTAATGATACATATGAAATGTCTTATTGCAGACAATTTGTTGCTTACGGCGAATCAGAAACATGTAAAGCTTGCAGATTTTGGTCTTGCAAGAGAAGAAACGGTTACAGAGATGATGACAGCAGAAACTGGGACTTACCGCTGGATGGCTCCTGAGGTTTGTCAACATGTTTATCTTGCTCACTTAAATtggggagttttaatgaaaagccaacggtactgttcattttaaccaaaaaccatatttttacactaaaaagtcaaacctgatattattcactttactctttattttgtccttatcattaaaactcaaagttttcaagcctttttcattagttttccttacttTTAATTGTTGATACAAGAACTTTTATTTGGTTGAATAAACTGGACAGGTCTAGTGCTTTTTGTTTTGGTAACGTTGCATGGTTGTGAGTAGAATGCAGAACAATAAGTTATAACTCTCGTTCTGCCTTCTGAACATATTTATAGGCGCATTTCAGTTGTGTATCTATGATAGATAGGTTTGGAAATGCTTCATTTGAAATACGAATATTGCCAGAACCATTTTATACCTTGATTTGTCCATAACTACTCTGGTTGCTGGGGCTGATTTTGGGTTTGGAAGGACTTTCCTACACGCAGAAACATAGACATTGATAATGACTTGATGCAGATATTTAACTGTTACATATGGATTCTAATTTCGCTGTGCGTGGTTTCTATTTTAATTAGGGTTGGAGAGGATGAGTTCGAATCAAAGTATCATTTAACAAAATGTTAGAACACTATCAATCATGCAACGTTATGTGCTGATGAGTCAAGCTTTGTAGTTCCATTCGGGTCCTTTTGGTTGGTTTTTGTTTCTGAATCTGCTTAAAAGCTATGTTGATCTGCTTTAATGTATCTTGCAGCTATATAGCACGGTAACTTTACGCCAGGGAGAGAAGAAGCATTACAATAACAAGGTCGATGTATATAGCTTTGGGATTGTCTTATGGGAATTATTGACTAACCGCATGCCCTTCGAAGGCATGTCCAATTTGCAGGCCGCTTATGCTGCTGCTTTCAAGGTATAAGAATTCAATCCGTTATTTCTGTTAATGCATTCGGTCATTCTGTGCAGTCTGTCATTTCTGTTAAAACCAATATTCTTTTTTATGTTGCTTACTCTTGCATTGTTGTCTGAGAATGCAGCAAGAGAGGCCTCTACTTCCGGAGGACATATCGCCCGATCTTGCATTTATCATTCAGTCATGTTGGGTTGAGGACCCTAATCTAAGGCCTACGTTCAGCCAGATCATCCGCATGCTCAATTCGTTCCTCTTCAAACTCTCACCACCCTCACCGCCTATACCAGACACTGACACGAAAGAAGCAGCCGCAAGTAACGGTCCCATGACTGAATTATCTGCCCGGACAAGAGGGAAGTTCGCTTTCCTCAGGCAGCTGTTCAATGCCAAGAGGACCAAGAGCTCACAGTGAGCAGGCAACATATTTTTGGAAACCATCTTGTTCTAACTGAAGAACAAGGCAGACACACGATCGTAGATACACAATTTTAGCGAATTCGTGATCAATCACTCGAAAAACGATGATATGATGTGCAAACGACGAGAAAACACGAAATCAAATAGTGTTTGATGGGTGGAAAATTCATCAAGAAATTAAACAGAAAAAAATTGAGGATGGTTGTTGCGTAGGAGGTGACCTTATTGTAAAGGAACAATTTTCTCTTCTCATCAAATGGAATCCCTTCTTTTAAGCTCATTCCGTGTATTTACATTTGTAGCCTTGTAGGTAAAGAAATTCCATCCAAAATAGTTTGCTGATGGAGGGTTGCAATGGTCATAACATCTGATACGAACGTCGTCGTTTCGGAACTCTTCAGATACATAATCGAATCCCAATCAGCTGTCGAAAGCTCAGAGCTTTCGGAATGGAAGATGCTGAGTGTGAACCTCGCCGTCTCCCTCACGCTCTCCAAGCTTCTGCAACTTCCACATTTCTCTTCCATAGCGCAAGTCGAATCGGCCCAAGCTTTCCTCACGAAGGCAGGTCTCTTCTTCTCTCACCAACCCATCGTTGGAAAGCTCGTTGCTTTCGCGTCGCTGTCGCCGCTGGGATGCCTGGCGCACGCCCATGCCCTGTTCGAAGAGACCGCCATGGACGACCCCTTCGTCTGCAACACCATGATCAGAGCTTACAGCAACAGCGTCTTCCCCGTCAGAGCAATACAAATTTACAACCGTATGCAGGAAATGGGTGTTGGGTCTGATCACTTCACCTTCAATTTCGCGC harbors:
- the LOC126619909 gene encoding serine/threonine-protein kinase STY13-like; translation: MSCSVRSGGREEREREQAVLRKSVDVEPNSGSQNGLIAAQQLTIDENLLVDPKLLFIGAKIGEGAHGKVYEGRYGDRIVAVKVLHRGSTTEERAALESRFAREVNMMSRVKHENLVKFIGACKEPLMVIVTELLPGMSLRKYLMSIRPNPLELHVAIKFSLDIAHAMECLHANGIIHRDLKPDNLLLTANQKHVKLADFGLAREETVTEMMTAETGTYRWMAPELYSTVTLRQGEKKHYNNKVDVYSFGIVLWELLTNRMPFEGMSNLQAAYAAAFKQERPLLPEDISPDLAFIIQSCWVEDPNLRPTFSQIIRMLNSFLFKLSPPSPPIPDTDTKEAAASNGPMTELSARTRGKFAFLRQLFNAKRTKSSQ